One part of the Leucobacter triazinivorans genome encodes these proteins:
- a CDS encoding DUF4383 domain-containing protein produces the protein MKNSPNRIVGIVFGVVYLLVGILGFAVTGGVGFLATEGGLLIGVFEVNPLHNIVHLLVGAALLGGGIAGVGAAKGINGTVGVVYLLVGVIGFFIAGTAANILALNTADHILHLGSALILLGVSLGADRDRAVAARPAV, from the coding sequence GTGAAGAACTCACCCAACCGAATCGTCGGCATCGTCTTCGGCGTCGTCTATCTACTCGTGGGCATTCTGGGCTTCGCGGTCACCGGCGGCGTGGGGTTCCTCGCCACGGAGGGCGGCCTGCTCATCGGCGTGTTCGAGGTGAATCCGCTGCACAACATCGTTCACCTGCTGGTCGGCGCAGCGCTGCTGGGCGGCGGGATTGCGGGCGTGGGCGCCGCGAAGGGGATCAACGGCACCGTCGGCGTGGTGTATCTGCTCGTCGGCGTGATCGGCTTCTTCATCGCCGGAACCGCCGCCAACATCCTGGCGCTCAACACGGCCGACCATATCCTCCACCTGGGCAGCGCGCTCATCCTGCTGGGCGTGAGCCTCGGCGCTGACCGCGATCGCGCGGTCGCGGCGCGACCGGCGGTGTGA
- a CDS encoding GNAT family N-acetyltransferase yields MNGRIIDRVATPAEHAALAAAVGWQAHFDDHVRAASLAASLAGVVYAADGGIVGMARAVGDGLQYAYVQDVIVHPDHDGEGIATSLVERLIELLRPAPGAELFVGLFASDEAVGVYESLGFAREGAIGMHRRLSTAGSG; encoded by the coding sequence GTGAACGGCCGGATCATCGACCGGGTCGCCACCCCCGCCGAGCATGCGGCCCTCGCCGCAGCCGTGGGATGGCAGGCGCACTTCGACGACCACGTCCGGGCGGCGTCGCTCGCGGCGTCGCTCGCCGGGGTCGTCTATGCGGCCGACGGTGGAATCGTCGGCATGGCGCGGGCCGTCGGCGACGGCCTGCAGTACGCATATGTCCAGGACGTCATCGTGCACCCCGATCACGATGGCGAGGGGATCGCGACGTCGCTCGTCGAGCGACTCATCGAACTGCTGCGGCCTGCCCCGGGAGCGGAGCTCTTCGTCGGCCTCTTCGCGAGCGACGAAGCCGTCGGCGTCTACGAGTCCCTCGGTTTCGCGCGCGAGGGCGCGATCGGGATGCATCGGCGCCTCTCCACGGCCGGCTCCGGGTGA
- a CDS encoding methyltransferase domain-containing protein, with amino-acid sequence MDDPNCDPVRLHRTLRRFWAVNGAVSRWGRVYRNHVRPALARSTGPVRILDIGCGGGDVLRRLVRLARRDGFAVEGVGIDPDPRAWAAASSGAPVDGVSFRAAASGELVAAGERFDAVVSNHLLHHLDAVSLEAVLADSQTLATRVCVHSDIARSRLAYAAFAVCAAPIAPGTFLRVDGLRSIRRSYTRDELAARLPRGWLAEQPAAFRLLAVHRTWRFGVRPDEEAPA; translated from the coding sequence ATGGACGATCCGAACTGCGACCCGGTGCGCCTGCATCGCACGCTGCGGCGGTTCTGGGCGGTGAACGGCGCCGTCTCGCGCTGGGGGCGCGTCTACCGCAACCACGTGCGGCCCGCGCTCGCGCGGAGCACAGGCCCGGTGCGCATCCTCGATATCGGGTGCGGCGGCGGCGATGTGCTGCGGCGGCTGGTACGGCTCGCGCGGCGCGACGGCTTCGCAGTGGAGGGCGTGGGCATCGATCCGGATCCCCGCGCCTGGGCGGCGGCGAGCAGCGGCGCGCCCGTCGACGGCGTCTCATTCCGCGCGGCCGCCAGCGGCGAGCTGGTGGCCGCGGGAGAGCGGTTCGACGCGGTCGTCTCGAACCACCTGCTCCATCACCTGGACGCGGTGTCGCTGGAGGCGGTGCTCGCCGATTCGCAGACTCTCGCGACGCGGGTGTGCGTGCACTCCGACATCGCGCGCAGCCGGCTCGCCTATGCGGCGTTCGCCGTGTGCGCGGCGCCGATCGCTCCGGGGACCTTCCTGCGGGTCGACGGCCTGCGCAGCATCCGGCGCAGCTACACCCGCGACGAGCTCGCCGCGCGGCTGCCGCGCGGCTGGCTGGCCGAGCAGCCGGCTGCGTTCCGCCTGCTCGCGGTGCACCGGACCTGGCGTTTCGGGGTGCGGCCCGACGAGGAGGCGCCCGCGTGA
- a CDS encoding ABC transporter permease — translation MSRIARGAVPPILAFLVLLGLWQAVAGAGLVPADMLPGPTRIVSAGIGEREALLRHTVPTLLATLIGFSLSVAVAFLTATLLDFWAPLRRALLPLLIVSQTLPLIALAPLVVLWFGFGLLPKILLVAFVTFFPMVVGFLRGFSSADPEAEHLLRSMGAGRSTVFRMIRLPASTPSFFASLRISITYAVVGAIFAEYAGAVAGLGVYMQSAKNVFRTDLVLSAVLMSTLLTLALYGAVVLIERRCVPWLRVEQGAER, via the coding sequence GTGTCGCGCATCGCACGCGGCGCGGTGCCCCCGATCCTCGCGTTCCTCGTGCTGCTCGGCCTCTGGCAGGCGGTAGCGGGCGCGGGCCTCGTGCCCGCCGACATGCTGCCCGGCCCGACCCGAATCGTCTCCGCGGGGATCGGAGAGCGCGAGGCTCTGCTGCGCCACACCGTCCCGACGCTGCTCGCAACGCTGATCGGGTTCTCGCTGTCGGTCGCGGTCGCGTTTCTCACGGCGACGCTGCTCGACTTCTGGGCGCCGCTCAGGCGGGCGCTGCTGCCGCTGCTCATCGTCAGCCAGACGCTGCCGCTCATCGCCCTCGCGCCGCTCGTGGTGCTCTGGTTCGGCTTCGGGCTGCTGCCGAAGATCCTGCTCGTCGCCTTCGTCACGTTCTTCCCGATGGTCGTGGGGTTCTTGCGGGGATTCTCGTCGGCGGATCCCGAGGCCGAGCACCTGCTGCGCTCGATGGGTGCCGGGCGCTCCACGGTGTTCCGCATGATCCGTCTGCCCGCGTCCACGCCCTCCTTCTTCGCGTCGCTGCGCATCTCGATCACCTACGCGGTGGTCGGTGCGATCTTCGCCGAGTACGCGGGCGCGGTCGCCGGGTTGGGCGTCTACATGCAGTCGGCCAAGAACGTCTTCCGCACTGACCTCGTGCTGTCGGCGGTGCTCATGAGCACGCTGCTCACGCTCGCCCTGTACGGTGCCGTAGTGCTGATCGAGCGGCGGTGCGTGCCATGGCTGCGCGTCGAGCAGGGGGCCGAGCGGTGA
- a CDS encoding FAD-dependent oxidoreductase, which yields MRAATHEVAVVGAGPTGLCLAAELARRGVDVVVLERRSAPEPGTRAIGVHPPALAALAPSGAAERILAEAARIPRGIARSGGRAIGEVRFDRLGGPFPFVAAVPQAVTEAAVSAGSPEPMRGAEVLGVVEQPGGALLRARVGTEDTEVRARAVVVAAGAAGRGLVLPRLSGSARACADRYLMADLADAPGQPADTAIVTLDAHGVLESFPLPGGGRRLVAWDAGGADSSRTAVSHEQHADRLRRAVTERTGDVGLAARVQSATAFGIRRSLLHRMRAGRVFAIGDTAHEVSPIGGQGMNLGLLDAVTLAPLLARWLRRTEGDPEPERVLARWEHRRLASARTAARLAGLNTALGRARSPHSHAALIAAISVAAAGPLVRLAARAYAMGFDRDAPRAARRGAAGV from the coding sequence GTGAGGGCCGCGACGCACGAGGTCGCCGTCGTGGGCGCCGGCCCGACCGGACTCTGCCTGGCCGCCGAGCTCGCGCGCCGGGGCGTCGACGTCGTGGTGCTCGAGCGCCGCAGCGCTCCCGAGCCGGGCACCCGCGCAATCGGCGTGCATCCGCCCGCGCTGGCGGCGCTCGCGCCATCGGGAGCCGCCGAGCGCATCCTCGCCGAGGCCGCCCGGATTCCGCGCGGGATCGCGCGCTCGGGAGGGCGTGCGATCGGCGAGGTGCGCTTCGACCGGCTCGGCGGCCCGTTCCCCTTCGTCGCGGCGGTTCCGCAGGCCGTGACGGAGGCGGCCGTGAGCGCGGGATCCCCGGAGCCGATGCGCGGCGCCGAGGTGCTGGGGGTCGTCGAGCAGCCCGGAGGCGCGCTCCTCCGGGCCCGGGTCGGGACGGAAGACACCGAGGTGCGCGCACGCGCGGTCGTCGTGGCCGCCGGCGCCGCCGGGCGAGGGCTCGTGCTCCCCCGTCTGAGCGGGTCCGCGCGCGCCTGCGCCGACCGCTACCTCATGGCCGACCTCGCCGACGCCCCGGGGCAGCCGGCCGACACCGCGATCGTCACGCTCGACGCGCACGGCGTGCTGGAGTCGTTCCCGTTGCCGGGGGGCGGCCGGCGGCTCGTCGCCTGGGACGCCGGGGGCGCGGACTCCTCGCGCACAGCGGTCTCGCACGAGCAGCACGCGGACCGTCTCCGCCGGGCGGTCACCGAGCGCACGGGCGACGTCGGCTTAGCGGCCCGCGTGCAATCGGCGACGGCGTTCGGGATCCGGCGTTCACTGCTGCACCGCATGCGCGCGGGGCGCGTTTTCGCGATCGGCGATACGGCGCACGAGGTGAGCCCCATCGGCGGACAGGGCATGAACCTGGGTCTGCTCGACGCGGTGACGCTCGCCCCGCTCCTGGCCCGGTGGCTGCGGCGAACGGAGGGCGACCCGGAGCCCGAGCGGGTACTGGCGCGATGGGAGCACCGCCGCCTGGCATCCGCGCGCACGGCAGCTCGTCTCGCCGGTCTCAACACCGCGCTCGGCCGCGCCCGCTCGCCGCACTCCCACGCCGCGCTGATCGCTGCGATCAGCGTTGCGGCGGCGGGGCCCCTCGTGCGACTCGCCGCCCGCGCTTACGCGATGGGATTCGACCGCGACGCACCGCGCGCCGCTCGACGAGGCGCCGCGGGCGTGTGA
- a CDS encoding Ykof family thiamine-binding protein, giving the protein MTPQQYGVGARFTLSVYDSDYVAIILGALGEADATDLLVETGDISTFVAGGEQRVLAYLRDVIAAAARSGAHLSASILLSRGCPGELQCALPAGVAALGADPVSLAGTGVRARAHWSLYPLLDGGTGRGCGARHGGGSAGGGGPADAPADHMAPIYAAIEQARSAGVYSGSDHYATRLDGDLAAVLQTAANAWIGVGESVQHVVTHLTVSINSPSPLRD; this is encoded by the coding sequence ATGACGCCGCAGCAGTACGGCGTGGGCGCCCGCTTCACGCTGTCCGTCTACGACTCCGACTATGTCGCGATCATCCTGGGTGCCCTCGGCGAGGCCGACGCGACCGACCTGCTCGTCGAGACCGGCGACATCTCGACGTTCGTCGCCGGCGGCGAGCAGCGGGTGCTCGCCTACCTCCGGGACGTCATCGCGGCGGCGGCGCGCAGCGGAGCGCACCTCTCGGCGTCGATCCTGCTCTCGCGGGGCTGCCCGGGCGAGCTGCAGTGCGCGCTCCCCGCGGGCGTCGCGGCACTCGGCGCGGATCCCGTGTCGCTCGCCGGCACCGGGGTGCGCGCCCGGGCCCACTGGTCGCTGTACCCGCTGCTCGACGGCGGCACCGGGCGAGGCTGCGGAGCGCGGCACGGCGGCGGATCGGCCGGTGGCGGCGGCCCGGCCGATGCCCCCGCCGACCACATGGCTCCCATCTACGCGGCGATCGAGCAGGCGAGATCCGCGGGCGTCTACTCGGGTTCCGACCACTACGCGACCCGGCTCGATGGAGACCTCGCCGCTGTGCTGCAGACCGCGGCGAACGCGTGGATCGGCGTCGGCGAGAGCGTGCAGCACGTGGTGACGCACCTCACGGTCTCGATCAACAGCCCGTCGCCCCTGCGGGACTGA
- a CDS encoding NtaA/DmoA family FMN-dependent monooxygenase (This protein belongs to a clade of FMN-dependent monooxygenases, within a broader family of flavin-dependent oxidoreductases, the luciferase-like monooxygenase (LMM) family, some of whose members use coenzyme F420 rather than FMN.), which translates to MTSRQMHLVGMVNPPTSQYAENWRDPLGRADWLSGRFHADLARTLERGLFDMAFFADALAVPEDGDGDYATTLRTAGKGSIYLDPITVVSLAAGATSRIGLGATVSTSFVPPYAIARQLLSVDHLSGGRAAWNIVTSTTDAEARNMGRDRIDPPGERYDRADAVVQTVLDLWRSWEPGALVHDRESGLFADPKRVHRVPGGLSRGPLTLPRSPQGHPVLMQAGSSPRGRAFAARWAEVVFAIGDTEEGMRELRRELRDRARIDHDRDPDSIRVLQGVQPVVGWTDADAQAKLRALRERIDLPAALTKLARLLHADELDPDAPAVDALAAHRGATGSVGFEDMLASVSARRGFTVAELAVEQALNQLHPQVVGSPATVAEHLEHLFRGEAADGFVVFPALYHSSFEDFVAGVVPELQRRGVFRTEYSGATLREHLRG; encoded by the coding sequence ATGACGTCGAGACAGATGCACCTCGTGGGCATGGTGAATCCACCCACGAGCCAGTATGCCGAGAACTGGCGGGATCCGCTGGGACGAGCGGACTGGCTGAGCGGACGCTTCCACGCGGACCTGGCGCGCACCCTCGAGCGCGGGCTCTTCGACATGGCGTTCTTCGCCGACGCCCTCGCGGTGCCCGAAGATGGCGACGGCGACTACGCCACCACGCTGCGCACGGCCGGCAAGGGCAGTATCTACCTCGATCCGATCACCGTCGTCTCGCTGGCCGCGGGAGCAACGAGCCGCATCGGCCTCGGAGCCACGGTGTCGACGAGCTTCGTGCCGCCGTACGCGATCGCTCGCCAACTGCTCTCCGTCGACCACCTCTCCGGCGGACGGGCTGCCTGGAACATCGTCACCTCGACCACCGATGCCGAGGCGCGCAACATGGGTCGCGATCGCATCGACCCGCCGGGAGAGCGCTACGACCGCGCCGACGCGGTCGTGCAGACGGTGCTCGACCTGTGGCGCTCGTGGGAGCCCGGCGCGCTCGTGCACGACCGGGAGTCGGGACTGTTCGCCGACCCGAAGCGCGTGCACCGCGTACCCGGCGGGCTGTCCCGCGGACCGCTCACGCTTCCCCGCAGCCCGCAGGGGCACCCGGTGCTGATGCAGGCCGGGTCGTCGCCGCGCGGGCGGGCGTTCGCGGCGCGCTGGGCCGAGGTGGTCTTCGCGATCGGAGACACCGAGGAGGGAATGCGCGAGTTGCGGCGGGAACTGCGCGATCGCGCGCGGATCGACCACGACCGGGATCCCGACTCGATCCGCGTGCTGCAGGGGGTGCAGCCGGTGGTGGGGTGGACCGATGCCGACGCGCAGGCGAAGCTGCGCGCACTGCGGGAGCGCATCGACCTGCCCGCGGCGCTGACCAAGCTGGCTCGACTGCTGCACGCCGACGAGCTGGATCCCGACGCCCCGGCCGTCGACGCGCTCGCCGCGCACCGCGGTGCGACGGGCAGCGTCGGCTTCGAGGACATGCTGGCGTCGGTGAGCGCGCGGCGCGGCTTCACCGTGGCCGAGCTGGCGGTCGAACAGGCGCTCAACCAGCTGCACCCGCAGGTGGTGGGATCCCCCGCGACGGTGGCCGAGCACCTCGAGCACCTGTTCCGCGGCGAGGCGGCCGACGGCTTCGTCGTCTTCCCCGCGCTCTACCACTCGTCGTTCGAAGACTTCGTCGCCGGGGTGGTGCCCGAACTGCAGCGACGCGGCGTGTTTCGCACGGAGTACTCCGGGGCAACTCTGCGGGAGCACCTGCGCGGGTGA
- a CDS encoding YbaK/EbsC family protein, which produces MGTARVREHLSGRGWSGEILEFAESSATVELAAEKVGTEPERIAKTLGFHDPDAPERAVLVVAAGDAKVNSGMFKRRFGGKPRMLQGDDVAALTGHPIGGVCPFANPDGTRVFLDESLRRFDIVFPAAGTATSAVLVPVEALESLSGAEGWVDVTVGWRETQDS; this is translated from the coding sequence ATGGGAACCGCACGGGTACGCGAGCACCTCTCCGGACGCGGATGGTCGGGAGAGATCCTCGAGTTCGCCGAGTCGAGCGCCACGGTCGAGCTGGCCGCCGAGAAGGTGGGCACGGAGCCGGAGCGGATCGCGAAGACCCTCGGCTTCCACGACCCCGACGCGCCCGAGCGGGCCGTGCTCGTGGTGGCGGCCGGCGATGCGAAGGTGAACAGCGGCATGTTCAAGCGCCGCTTCGGAGGGAAGCCGCGCATGCTGCAGGGCGATGATGTGGCGGCGCTGACCGGGCACCCGATCGGCGGAGTCTGCCCGTTCGCCAACCCCGACGGCACCCGCGTCTTCCTCGACGAGTCGCTGCGCCGATTCGACATCGTCTTCCCGGCCGCGGGCACCGCGACGTCGGCGGTGCTGGTGCCCGTCGAAGCGCTCGAGTCGCTGAGCGGGGCCGAGGGCTGGGTCGACGTCACCGTGGGATGGCGCGAGACGCAGGACTCGTAG
- a CDS encoding SDR family oxidoreductase, translated as MSEHSTDQLTFQNPVTRFPVISPPVQHQPEPGLDQELVPQTDRGQHSYRGIGRLTGRKALITGADSGIGAAVAIAFAREGADVALSYLPAEEEDAQEIRSFIEDAGRRAVLLPGDISDRDFCERLVAEAAECLGGLDALINNAGRQISVEDIADLPDEQWTATFDTNIHAIYRICRAALPHLPAGSTIVNTTSIQAYKPSPHLLDYASTKAAINNFTKGLGQQLAPRGIRVNAVAPGPIWTPLQVSDGQPKEALPDFGTNTPIGRAGQPTELAPAFVFLTSPESSYVIGETLNVNGGTPSP; from the coding sequence GTGTCAGAGCACTCGACCGATCAGCTGACGTTCCAAAACCCGGTGACGCGGTTCCCCGTGATCTCGCCGCCGGTGCAGCACCAACCCGAGCCCGGTCTCGATCAGGAGCTCGTGCCGCAGACCGACCGCGGCCAGCACTCCTACCGCGGCATCGGCCGCCTGACGGGGCGCAAGGCCCTGATCACCGGCGCCGATTCGGGGATCGGCGCCGCCGTGGCGATCGCGTTCGCCCGCGAGGGCGCCGATGTGGCCCTGTCCTACCTCCCCGCAGAGGAGGAGGACGCCCAGGAGATCAGGTCGTTCATCGAGGACGCCGGCCGACGGGCCGTGCTGCTGCCCGGCGACATCTCCGACCGCGACTTCTGCGAGCGGCTCGTCGCGGAGGCAGCAGAGTGCCTCGGGGGCCTCGACGCCCTCATCAACAACGCCGGCCGGCAGATCTCCGTGGAGGATATCGCGGACCTGCCGGATGAGCAGTGGACCGCGACGTTCGACACGAACATCCACGCGATCTACCGGATCTGCCGGGCCGCGCTGCCCCATCTGCCCGCCGGCTCGACGATCGTGAACACGACCTCGATCCAGGCCTACAAACCTTCCCCGCACCTGCTCGACTACGCCTCGACCAAGGCCGCGATCAACAACTTCACGAAGGGTCTGGGTCAGCAGCTCGCCCCGCGCGGGATCCGCGTCAACGCGGTGGCACCGGGCCCGATCTGGACGCCGCTGCAGGTGTCGGACGGGCAGCCGAAGGAGGCGCTGCCCGACTTCGGCACGAACACCCCCATCGGCCGGGCGGGCCAGCCGACCGAACTCGCGCCGGCGTTCGTGTTCCTCACGTCGCCCGAGTCGAGCTACGTCATCGGAGAGACCCTCAACGTCAACGGCGGCACCCCGTCGCCGTGA
- a CDS encoding ABC transporter ATP-binding protein: protein MLEQVSFGVGQGEVVALVGASGSGKSTLLSILTGALQPDVGEIRFDGSPVLPGRRPFAYMPQRDVLLPWRRIVDNAGIGLEVAGIPRGEARERVGRLLEPFGLAGTERMFPRQLSGGMRQRVSFLRAVVQERAMLLLDEPFGALDAITRDELQRWLLDIRRANGWTILLITHDIREAVRLADRVLVLPRTPGPLAGEVLVSREIPRLDGFLTDPRVPVLEERLHGLLVAASTRGGGGP from the coding sequence GTGCTCGAACAGGTCTCCTTCGGGGTGGGGCAGGGGGAAGTCGTGGCGCTCGTCGGCGCGAGCGGCAGCGGCAAGTCGACGCTGCTCTCGATCCTCACCGGCGCCCTGCAGCCCGACGTCGGCGAGATCCGCTTCGACGGTTCGCCCGTGCTTCCCGGCAGGCGTCCCTTCGCATACATGCCGCAGCGCGACGTGCTGCTGCCGTGGCGACGCATCGTCGACAACGCGGGCATCGGACTCGAGGTCGCGGGGATTCCTCGGGGCGAGGCGCGCGAGCGAGTGGGGAGACTGCTGGAGCCGTTCGGGCTCGCGGGCACCGAGCGGATGTTCCCCCGCCAACTCTCGGGCGGCATGCGCCAGCGCGTGTCGTTCCTGCGCGCGGTGGTGCAGGAGCGTGCGATGCTGTTGCTCGACGAGCCGTTCGGGGCGCTCGACGCCATTACCCGGGACGAGCTCCAGCGCTGGCTGCTGGACATCCGGCGGGCCAATGGCTGGACCATCCTGCTCATCACCCACGACATCCGCGAGGCGGTGCGCCTGGCCGACCGGGTGCTCGTGCTCCCCAGGACGCCCGGGCCGCTGGCCGGGGAGGTGCTGGTGAGTCGGGAAATTCCGCGCCTCGACGGGTTCCTCACGGATCCGCGAGTGCCGGTGCTGGAGGAACGGCTGCACGGACTGCTCGTCGCGGCATCCACGCGGGGCGGGGGCGGTCCCTGA
- a CDS encoding ABC transporter substrate-binding protein — MRHHIITHARTAHQAGTGALRSVLRRVVTAGAAILAGSLALTACAGAAPADDAAAHDELTPVSFALDWAPNTNHIGVYVADELGYFAEVGLDVEILPYGSTSAVQLVSAGEADFGIGGQSGVQMARTAGLDVMSVYRVTQTDTGRLVTLGDREDLTRPADLDGLVFGGFGAPLYSALAASTIRGDGGQGEFEEVVLDTGAYEALSQGRIDFTLSVSTWEDLQTQIDGHPYRTFRYQDFGVPEQQSTGIVSSESYLEAHSEDATAFVQAVARGYAYAADHPEEAADLLIAANPDTLGTAEELVHRSAELMAGDGYLVSEERPIGAADPEAWEGFGAFLFDGGFLTDSEGRPLAEEPDWTEYYTDEYL, encoded by the coding sequence ATGCGCCACCACATCATCACCCATGCCCGTACCGCTCATCAGGCCGGTACCGGCGCCCTCCGCTCCGTGCTGCGGCGCGTCGTCACCGCCGGGGCCGCGATTCTCGCCGGCAGCCTCGCGCTCACCGCGTGCGCGGGGGCGGCACCCGCCGATGACGCCGCGGCGCACGACGAGCTCACGCCCGTCAGCTTCGCGCTCGACTGGGCGCCCAACACCAACCACATCGGCGTGTATGTCGCCGACGAACTCGGCTACTTCGCCGAGGTCGGGCTCGACGTCGAGATCCTGCCGTACGGCTCCACGTCGGCCGTGCAACTGGTCTCGGCGGGCGAGGCCGACTTCGGCATCGGCGGCCAGTCCGGGGTGCAGATGGCGCGCACGGCCGGGCTCGACGTGATGTCGGTGTACCGGGTCACGCAGACCGACACCGGGAGGCTGGTGACGCTGGGGGATCGCGAGGATCTCACCCGCCCGGCCGATCTCGACGGTCTCGTCTTCGGCGGCTTCGGGGCTCCGCTCTACTCGGCGCTCGCCGCGTCGACGATCCGCGGCGACGGCGGGCAGGGCGAGTTCGAGGAGGTGGTGCTCGACACCGGCGCCTACGAGGCGCTCTCGCAGGGGCGCATCGACTTCACGCTGTCGGTGTCGACGTGGGAGGATCTGCAGACGCAGATCGACGGGCACCCCTACCGCACCTTCCGCTACCAGGACTTCGGCGTGCCCGAGCAGCAGTCCACCGGCATCGTGTCGAGCGAGTCGTACCTCGAGGCGCATTCGGAGGACGCGACCGCCTTCGTGCAGGCGGTCGCCCGCGGGTACGCCTACGCCGCCGACCACCCCGAGGAGGCCGCGGATCTGCTCATCGCAGCGAACCCCGACACGCTCGGCACCGCCGAGGAGCTCGTGCACCGCAGTGCGGAGCTGATGGCGGGCGACGGGTACCTGGTGTCGGAAGAGCGGCCGATCGGGGCCGCTGATCCAGAGGCGTGGGAGGGGTTCGGCGCATTCCTGTTCGACGGCGGGTTCCTCACGGATTCCGAGGGCCGGCCGCTTGCCGAGGAGCCCGACTGGACCGAGTACTACACCGACGAGTACCTGTGA
- a CDS encoding type III polyketide synthase, with amino-acid sequence MSTKILSIGTAVPPARLSQPKTRDFFAAQPGVTRLTARLIGAAFDQSAIENRYSVIGEIGSSETLFSEDGARLSAPSTGERNLIYRREAPRLYAAAARDALERSGFVAEEVTHVVTASCTGFFAPGPDYLLVKQLGISVTAERTHIGFMGCAAAFPALRTATAISDARPGAVVLVVCAELCSLHIRSSSDPEQIVASAVFGDGAGAAIVSSAEPRDGRAALEAVDFSTAITSEGERDMDWTIGDRGFEMRLTAEVPRIIGREISGVVEAMLDGADPRTDVEAWAVHPGGRSVLDRVQGGVELPDEAMAHSRAVLRDFGNMSSATILFILQRILADESLGEGARIAGLCFGPGLTVETARLVMRAGRREPAGAVVAKTEPTGVAAETEPTAAVAAQEPAAAAAPA; translated from the coding sequence ATGTCAACGAAGATCCTCTCCATCGGCACGGCCGTGCCCCCTGCGCGGCTCTCGCAGCCGAAGACCCGCGACTTCTTCGCGGCTCAGCCCGGCGTGACCCGGCTCACCGCCCGCCTCATCGGCGCCGCGTTCGACCAGTCGGCCATCGAGAACCGGTACTCGGTGATCGGCGAGATCGGCTCGAGCGAGACGCTGTTCTCCGAGGACGGCGCCCGGCTGAGCGCGCCAAGCACCGGTGAGCGCAACCTCATCTACCGCCGGGAGGCGCCGCGCCTGTACGCAGCCGCCGCCCGCGACGCGCTCGAGCGCTCCGGCTTCGTCGCCGAGGAGGTCACCCACGTCGTCACGGCGTCGTGCACGGGGTTCTTTGCTCCCGGCCCCGACTATCTGCTGGTGAAGCAGCTCGGCATCTCCGTGACGGCCGAGCGCACGCACATCGGCTTCATGGGCTGCGCCGCGGCGTTCCCCGCGTTGCGCACGGCGACCGCGATCAGCGACGCCCGCCCCGGTGCGGTGGTGCTGGTCGTCTGCGCCGAACTCTGCTCGCTGCACATCCGCTCGTCCAGCGACCCCGAGCAGATCGTGGCGTCCGCGGTGTTCGGCGACGGAGCGGGTGCGGCGATCGTGTCGTCGGCCGAGCCTCGCGACGGCAGAGCCGCCCTGGAAGCGGTCGATTTCTCGACCGCGATCACCTCGGAGGGCGAGCGCGACATGGACTGGACCATCGGCGATCGCGGATTCGAGATGCGTCTCACCGCGGAGGTGCCGCGCATCATCGGACGCGAGATCTCGGGGGTCGTCGAGGCGATGCTGGACGGCGCGGATCCGCGCACCGACGTGGAGGCGTGGGCGGTGCACCCGGGCGGTCGCAGCGTGCTTGACCGGGTGCAGGGCGGAGTCGAGCTGCCGGACGAGGCGATGGCGCACTCGCGCGCCGTGCTGCGCGATTTCGGCAACATGTCGAGCGCGACGATCCTCTTCATCCTGCAGCGGATCCTGGCCGACGAGTCGCTCGGCGAGGGCGCGCGCATCGCGGGTCTCTGCTTCGGGCCCGGGCTCACCGTAGAAACCGCGCGCCTCGTCATGCGCGCGGGCAGACGGGAACCGGCGGGGGCGGTCGTGGCGAAGACGGAGCCGACCGGGGTCGCGGCGGAGACGGAGCCGACCGCGGCCGTGGCGGCGCAGGAGCCTGCCGCGGCCGCCGCACCGGCCTGA